Part of the Pseudomonadota bacterium genome is shown below.
ACGTCAGCGACAGCCGGACACCCGCCAGAGCACCGCGCCCAGGCATTTGTATTGACGAAACCCGACCTGCCTGCAATGCAGGCAACGGTCGTGTAGCCATAGGTCGAGGGGTTGTGACGTTGATGAAACAGGTGGCCTTTGTGCTGTCGCTGGCCGTGCTGGTTGGCGCCTGCAGTTTTCCCAATGCCTTCTCGGCATCCGACCGCAAGTACTACCGCAGCAATGTCTGCGCGCAGTACCTGTCGCCTGAGTCGACGACTCCCAACCTCGCCGGGCGCGGCAAATCCTGCCTTGTGCAGTCCCGCAGCCAATGACATGAGCGCCTCGCAGGGTGTGGTCGAGAAGGACGCGACGTCCAGTGTCTGGCTCAACGACGCCCTGGCGCATGAGGGCGGCGGACACGTCACACCGCTGGACGGTTCGCTGCGCGCCGACATCTGTATCGTCGGCGGTGGCTACACGGGCCTTTGGACGGCGTTGGAGCTTAAGGCGCGAGACCCCGGCCTCGACATTGTTGTCCTGGAGAAGGATCTGTGCGGCTCCGGCGGCAGCGGCGCCAATGCCGGCTACGCGCTCTCGATCTGGCTGCAGTTTCCTCTGCTCGCCAGACTTTATGGTACCGAGGAGGCACTCCGCCTGTGCCGCGCCAGCGACGAAGACCTAAGCGCCATTGGGTCGTTCAGCCGGGACCATGACATCGATACCCAGTTCGACCGGCAAGGCGCGATCTGGGGCGCGACATGCGAAGCACAATCCGGCCATTGGGAACCGATGCTGGAAAGCTTGGAGCGTCACCAGGTACACCACTTCAAGCGCGTTGACGGTGACGAAATCGCGGCGATGACGGGGACGACGGCTCATGTCGCCGGTGTGCTCGATCAATCGGCCGCCACGATCCAGCCCGCCATGTTGGCCAGGGGACTCCGTCGCGTCGCCATCGAGCAAGGCATCAGGATCTTTGAGAAATCCCCGATGATCCGGCTCAAGCGCGACAGCCCGCCTGCTGTGGTGACGCCGCGCGGCACGGTGACGGCCGACAAGGTCATCCTTGCCCTCTATGCCTGGTCACTGGGCGTGCGTGAGTTGCGGTCGAGCATCATGGTGATCTGTACGGATGCGGCGATGACGGCGCCGGTGCCCGGCGCCCTGGATGACCTGGGATGGCGAGACGGGCCCGCGCTGATGGATTCGCGGACCTTTGTCGAGGCCTATCGGACCACCCGGAACGGACAGGTGATGTGGACCAAGTCCGGCGGCGCCATGCCCTATGGCGCCAGGCTTGACCCTTGCCTCAAGAGCATCTCGCGCCCGCTGGGGTTCCTGCGCGATGTTCTTCGCGCGCCCTACCCCGGCCTGGCTGATCAAACGGTTGCCGGCACCTGGGCGGGACCGATCGACCGCACACGTGATGGGCTTCCCATGTTCGGCGCCTTGGCGGCCGCACCCGATATTCTCTATGGCTACGGCTATTCCGGCGCTGGGATCGTGTTTTCGAAGCTTGGCAGCCGCATTCTGGCGTCCCTGGCGCTCGAGACCGACGACGCCTGGTCGCAAGGCGGTTTGGTCAGGCCGGTGCCGGGCGGCTTTCCTCCCGAACCGCTGCGTTATGTCGGCGCCCACATGGTTCGTGCCGCAATCGCGCGCAAAGACCGGTTTGATCACGAAGGCCGGGATGTCGGCCCGATCACGCGCGGCCTCCTCAAGTTCAAGCCACATAGCTACAAGCCGACCTGAGCGCGCTCCTCGGGTGTCAGCCGTCACAAGATTGCGGTTAGGCCTAGCTTTAAATGGACATCACGGGTTCGTGAGACTACTTTGAACCTCAAGAACAGCCCCTAACCATCGGGCCAATCAGAGGTTTTCCATGCTAGTCAACTTCTTCCCGCTGACCGTCTACAAGGAAAAGGTCGGCCTGGATGACAAGACACGCAAACTGTTCGCGTCGATCATTGCCGACCAGCAAAAGGGGACCAGCAAGGACCCGCACAGCCCCAATGAGTCATGGGTCGGTGGCATGCATGGAAAGCTCTCCCTCCACCTCGCCGACGAGTTCCAGCCGCTCACCCAACAGTATTCCAAGCACCTGAAGGCATACATGGGCCAACTCGGCTTTGCCGGTGATGACCTCGATGTCTTCATCACGCGCAGTTGGGGCACCTACGGGCTGGCCAACGAGTCGATCTCACAGCACAGGCATACCAGTTCGGCGCTTTCGATCGCATACTACGTATCGTTGCCGGAAGGCAGCGCCAGCATCACCTTCGCCACCGAGGCGCACCAGAACGAACCGATCCGTGGTTTGTTTCGCGAGGGACTGATCAACGGCAAGATCGATCCCCGCAATCCGCTATCGGCGATCAACGCATCGATCGAGGTGGAGGAAGACGACATGGTGATCTTTCCCTCGCACATGATGCACGGTGTTCGTCCGGGGCGGCAAAACGCGCCGCGTATCTCGATTGCATGTGACACGGTCTTTCTGACCAAGACCGTTACGAATTCCGAGAAGATCCTGCCGCCTGTGACGAACTGGAAGAACGTCAGTTGGTGACGCCGCCGCTTCTCTGACGTCCCACCTTTCTAGAATTTCAAGACGACCAGCACCAGGATCGCGAACATCAGCGGGAAGGCGACACGGCAGATCTGATCGATTCGGCCGGCCAGCGCCACGCGATCCTTGGCGACCAGATAGGTGGTCGTCAGCGACTGGATAAGCGCCAGGAACACGACGATCGTGCAGACGTTGATCAGACGATCCAGGATCGTGAAATAGCCGAGCTTCGGCACGACATTGGACGTGGCGAAGATAAAGGCGATCAACGTCAACATCGCCGTTGCCGACAGGCCGATCTGCGTGCCGAAGTGAGCGGGGTTGATCCAGAACACGGACCACGACATCGCAACGATCAACGCCAGAGGGAGCAACACCTTCCAAACGTAGTAGTCGGAGATACGCTGCGTTGAGATTGTCAGGTCATATCGCGCGTGATGGCGATCATAGGCGTCGACGAACTGGTCATTGACGGAGCCTGTCGCGCTGTTGACCGTCCAGTCGGAAATGTTCAAACGATCGGATACACCGGACAGCCGTTCGTCGACGACGAGTACGATCTCGTCGACGGATGCTTCGATAGGCAGAAGCGAGATGACAATCTCTTGTCTGTCGAACGGAAAGTCCTGCAGGCTGTGATAACTGGCGATGGTGCCAAAGTATCGCTGTACGTACCGTACATGCCCATCGGCACCGATGCTCACCTCCATCGGCCGGCTGGTGAAAAGCCGGCCTGAATTGGTGAACACGAGGCCCGGGTTCCACACATCCTCGAGGGGAACTTCGCAGCCCTCCAGATCCGCCAACCGGGGATCAAACCACGACACCGCGACCAGATAATCGCCGGTCAACGTCTGTGCTACATCGTTGATCTCGTGAAGGTCGGCCAAGCGCATGCCGACCGTGACCTCTTCCGGCGGCCCACCTGCATGGGGTCGGATATCGGTGGCCAGGTGCGGTGTGACGCACAGGTCTTCTGCCCCCGCCACATCCTCCTGCCCATAGGATGGTTTCCCAAGAAGAGCCGCGCATAATGTCACGGTCACGATGCCAAGCGCTGCCACGATCCTCATCGTGCAAGTCCAGGATTGGACAAGAAGGCCGCGGGCAGCGTTCCAAGACACGCGGTCGTCGTTAATCGATACACGGCTGTTCTGCGCCCCGAGTGATCCCCCGCCAAAGAGTCCCACGAAATCGTGATTCGGCCAAGCCCCTAGCCGCTGCCCGCAAAACGGGTGGCAAGTTTCGACTTTTCGCGGTCGGTGAGCGCTGCTAGGTATCCGCTGGAGGCGCCGGACGGGTGGCCGAGTGGTTGAAGGCAGCGGTCTTGAAAACCGCCAGGCGTGCAAGCGTCTCGTGGGTTCGAATCCCACCCCGTCCGCCAGCGCCGCGGCTTCGGCGTGCGAAGCGGGGGTGTACACTTTGGTCGGTTTGGATTGGAGCGCTAACGGCGCTCCGACACCTGATGCCGTTAACGCCTATCTGGATACGCAGAGCGGGCGCCCAAAGGCGCGCTTGGTACATACGACGATCGACGGCCGCGCGGTCTGGATCAAACGCTATGACGTGGAACGTCAAGCCGTCGGCCGGCTGCTGCATGCCGCCATCAGCCCGTTGATGCCGTCGCCGGTCTTGAAG
Proteins encoded:
- a CDS encoding FAD-binding oxidoreductase, producing the protein MSASQGVVEKDATSSVWLNDALAHEGGGHVTPLDGSLRADICIVGGGYTGLWTALELKARDPGLDIVVLEKDLCGSGGSGANAGYALSIWLQFPLLARLYGTEEALRLCRASDEDLSAIGSFSRDHDIDTQFDRQGAIWGATCEAQSGHWEPMLESLERHQVHHFKRVDGDEIAAMTGTTAHVAGVLDQSAATIQPAMLARGLRRVAIEQGIRIFEKSPMIRLKRDSPPAVVTPRGTVTADKVILALYAWSLGVRELRSSIMVICTDAAMTAPVPGALDDLGWRDGPALMDSRTFVEAYRTTRNGQVMWTKSGGAMPYGARLDPCLKSISRPLGFLRDVLRAPYPGLADQTVAGTWAGPIDRTRDGLPMFGALAAAPDILYGYGYSGAGIVFSKLGSRILASLALETDDAWSQGGLVRPVPGGFPPEPLRYVGAHMVRAAIARKDRFDHEGRDVGPITRGLLKFKPHSYKPT
- a CDS encoding putative 2OG-Fe(II) oxygenase, producing MLVNFFPLTVYKEKVGLDDKTRKLFASIIADQQKGTSKDPHSPNESWVGGMHGKLSLHLADEFQPLTQQYSKHLKAYMGQLGFAGDDLDVFITRSWGTYGLANESISQHRHTSSALSIAYYVSLPEGSASITFATEAHQNEPIRGLFREGLINGKIDPRNPLSAINASIEVEEDDMVIFPSHMMHGVRPGRQNAPRISIACDTVFLTKTVTNSEKILPPVTNWKNVSW